The genomic segment ATAGCGGTTGCGGGTTATCATTTTCATTTCATCGACGAAGAGAAACAGGGGGGAGGCCATGTGCTTGATTATGTCCTTGACCATGGCACGCTGCTGATTGATCAGAAGACGCATCAGAGTCTGTATACCCCTCATACCGAATCTTTCCTGAAAGCCGACCTGGCACGAAATGATCTTGAAAAAGAAATTCAGGTGACTGAGGGCTGAGTCGGCCCGCAAACAGAACGATGATGCATTTAAACCCGGTAACACCGGGCTTTTTTATACCGTGAACGGTCAAACGACTGGTGCCGCACCGGATGAAAAAAGGGGTATGCTTCCTCGGACCTGCGCGAGGGCCGGTGCCAGATGATTCTTTTCCTGCTTCACATTTAGTATAATTCTATATAGATCCATCATCCTGATCATTCGGAGGAAAAAAGTGTGAATAACCATGATATCACCTGTGATTGAAGGGCAGGACTTGCCGGATGTCCGGATGGGCCTGATCCCGGGGAAACGGTGATTGCAAAAAGCGGGTGACGATTTTTGGTGAGAGCTGGCTCTTTTGACCTGCTTGACGGCAGAGAATCACTCCCGTGCCGATGGGTGAAAACGATTCAGTTGAGATCTCTTCCGGATCATGTAAGAATGGATACAGGGCAAAATATTGAATACCAATTTTTACTGGAGTGGCTAAAAAAGTGGGAAACAGAGAAAAGGTATCAGGAAACGGATCAGACAGGAAGAGTTTTAAACTTGTATTCTGGCTCTTTGTTGCTAAAATCGCACTCATTCTGCTACTGGCCGGCTTTGCAGTCTGGCTGATTTATGTGGTGAAGCAGGCGGTGACAGGGGACAACTCAGGTCTTCACTTCAAACATATTACAGGCAGTGGCTACACGCAGAACGGAAAGCTCTGGGTCGCATCCGACTCGGGCCTTGCCGGTTACCATGACGGGAAATGGAGCAGGAGTTCTGAGAACAAAACGAAAGGGACCTTTTTCCTTCCGGTGGATAACGGTTATTTCCGAATCACTGGAAAAACGATTGAATACATAGCGGATGGAAAGGTCATTACAAAGAATGAGTTGCCTGCAGGGCTCGGTAAGGGAGTCTGGGCTGCCGGTTACAAGTCGCACGCAATCAGTCACCTGAGCCGAGATCAGTTGTCCATCTCCGTAGATTCAGGAAACTCCTGGGAGGACCAACAGCTGGAAGGGATCAAAGGAAATCCGCAGCAACTGGCGATTGACCCGGGGAACGACAGAAATTTTGCTGTAGCAACAGATCGGGGACTTTATCTGACTTCGGATGGCGGAAAGACGGGTATTGCTATGCTGAAAGGTGAGAACGTCACCAGTGTGTCATACGGATTTAACAGCCGCCAGACACTGCTTGCGGGTACTTCAGGGGATGAAACGGCGCTCTACAGCATCATTCCCGATGAGGATAAGGCGATTCATCTGGATATCGGCTCGGTTGAGAGCGACCGGCTAATTCAAATAAAGCAGAATCCCGTACGTCATCAGGAGGCTGTTCTGATCACAGCAGGTGGAAATATTTATATGACGGAAAACGGGGGTCAAAACTGGGTCATTATCGCTCAAAACGGCCGTGCTTTATCTCTCCACTGAGCGACGGACAGGACGGCAGCAATTTCTGACACTTTTCTGAGCCCTTCAGACCACTCCGGGACGGACAACGATGACTGAAGCAAGACATGAAGTGCAGTGTTCAAAATGAGTGATGGGATTGGTGAACAGGGGAAAATGATAAAAACAATTTTATTTGATGTCGACGGGGTTTTCCTGAGTGAAGAACGCTACTTTGACGCTTCGGCGCTGACGGTCAGGGAGCTGCTGCTAAGTGATCATTATCTTGGACTCGGCAGGGCGCATGAGTTCAAGACAAGGTACAGCGACCGTGAAATTGCTGGCATTCGCGCGAACATTTTTCTAAACGATGATGTATTAAACTTTATGAAATCCAGAGGCATGAATGCAAACTGGGATATGATTTACGTCACTTTTTCCGTGCAGCTGATTCACTTAACAGCACAGTTGCCGGAAGATGCACGCGAGGAGGCGAAAAAGTGGTTTCAGAAACCGATCGACAGGGCGTCACTCGATCAGTTCAGAACGCTTTTCCGGAAATATCCGGTTCAGCCTGATTTCTCTCAGTTTATGACTGATTTTGCCGATACAGAGGTAACCCGTCAGGGCATCATCCTCTATCTGAATCAGATCGCCGGGAAACGTCTGGGACTGGAAACGGACATTTTCAGGCCGAAAAGTGCGTTATGGCATATCGGGGAACATGCTTCCCAGGAATGGTATATTGGTGATGATCATGTACTTGCCGCAACAGGTATGCCTTCCGTACAGACAGGGAAAGAGGGCTTCATGAATGAAGAACGGACACTGGCAGATCCGGCGCGGATTCGCCGGTTGTTCAGCCGGCTCTCTGATAGCGGAGTGAAGATCGGTATTGCAACCGGACGACCGCATCTTGAAACCTTCAGACCCTTTGGTTATCTGCACTGGCTGGAACTGCTCGATGAGAATCACATAGCGACAGCCGATGACGTCCTTATGGCAGAAAAAAAATACGATGCAGCCCCGCTTGCCAAGCCGCATCCATTTACCTATCTGCTCGCCCGTTATGGAAAGGACAGCGATGTAAAAGCACTGACGGTAAGGAAACCGGAAAAACTTGCAGATGGGAAGGAGACGTTAATCGTCGGGGACTCTCTTGCCGATCTCTTCTGCGCCCGTCAGCTGGGCTGCCGCTTCGCCGGTGTTCTGACCGGTCTCTCCGGTCAGAAAGCAAAGCCGGAACTTGAAGCACACGGTGCAGATTACATTCTTGATTCCATAGCCGATATGGAAGATCTTGTTTTTGAAAAGCTGAATAAATAAGCCGTTTTGTTAAGAAAATTCAGCAAAGTGGAGCCTCCGGCGGCTGAGCCGATCGAGATTTATCCCTGCCACCGGGGATTTTGTTTTTCTGAACCTTTTTTCCTTAAAAGTTATATGCCGTTTAAAAGTACAGAAAAAACCCCCTCCGGATGTCGAAGGGGATTTTTTCTAGTTCTGTAAAATTGTCCGGCGGGAACGAGAAATCAGAACCTGATCAGTCATTTTCCGGAACGTCAATTTCCGCGAACTGAACATCATCCAGATCCGGAAGGGAGAGGATTTCCTTTCTGATTTCCCGGAAACGGGCTTATCTACAGTGAGGATCATCACCGCTTTCCCGCCAACCGCCTGCCGGCCGACATACATGCTGCCGATATTGATATGATCTTTGCCGAGCAGTGATCCAACATTGCCAATCATGCCGGGCACGTCATTATGGGTGATGTAGAGAGAATATTTTTCAGGCTCCATATCCAGACGATAACCGTTAATGGAAACAATACGGCCGCCGAATCCCGGCAGATAGGTGCAGGCGATGGTCGCCCTTTCACCGTCATGTTCGATTTCGAGTTCAATAAAATTAGTGAACCCTTTATGCGCCGCATTCTTCTGTACATTGTAAGAAAGACTGTGTGCCTTCAGTACCTGCATGACATTAACGATGTTGATTGATGTATCCAGATAAAATGAGAGCAGAGCCTTAATGATTTGTCTGGTCAGGAGTCCGGTATCTTCCAGAAAAAGTTCGCCATAATAATTGATCGTAATTTTTTTGGGCGCTTTTTTGAAAATCTGCATCAATAGCTCAGCCATCTGTTCGCTTAATGTCAGGTAGGGCTTGATTTTCTGCTGAACGGCAGCAGAGATATGCGGAAGATTCAGTGCATGCTGGACACTTCCCGTTTCAAAAATTCCGACAATCTCTTCACTGACCGACTGGGCTACCTTCTCCTGAGCTTCGGCAGTTGAGGCGCCAAGATGCGGCGTCACAATAATCTTGGGATTTTGCGTAAGCCCTGTGTTTGCCGGGGGTTCATGCTCAAAAACATCAATGGCGGCTCCCGCCACCTGGCCGCTGTTTACGGCATCTACAAGTGCCTGTTCATCAATGATACCGCCGCGGGCGCAGTTAATGAACCGAACGCCCTTTTTGGTTTTCGCCATAAAGCCGGCATCAATCAGACCTCGAGTCTCAGCGGTCAGCGGAGTATGTACCGTAATAAAATCCGCCTGCGCCGCAATCGTGTCCAGATCGGACTTAGTGACCCCCATTTTTTTTGCCCGGTCTTCAGTGAGAAACGGATCATAGGCGAGTATGTTCATCCGGAAGGCTTTTGCCCGTTTCGCGACTTCTGTCCCGATGCGTCCCATGCCTACAACGCCGAGCGTTTTCTGGTACAGTTCTACACCCTTAAACCGTTTGCGGTCCCATGTTCCCGAAGAAAGGGAACCGTACGCCTGCGGGATGTTCCTGGCAAGTGCAAGCATCATGGCCAGGGTATGTTCCGTTGCGGCAATCGTGTTACCGGCCGGAGCATTGATCACGATTACCCCTTTTTCCGTAGCTGCATCGATATCGATATTGTCTACACCGACACCGGCGCGGGCAATCACCTTCAGATGATCGGCTGCCTGAATGATCTCGCGTGTCACCTGTGTCTGACTGCGGACAATCAGGGCATCATAACCGCTGATAGCATGGACCAGTTCCTCCCGGGGCAGTCCCGGACGCTGATCAACCTGGACGTCGGGATGGTTAAATAGCGCTTTTAATCCTGTTTCATTTATTGGATCGGTAACGATAACTTTATACATGCTGGATCCACACCTTCTCTGCTTTTTTCGTTGCCACACCAAGCTGTGGTTCCTGACCCAGTTTTGCAAGTGTCAGTTCAAGAGCGCTCAGCACTTTAAGCACATCAAAGGGTGTGCAGTACCCCATATGCCCGATTCTGAAAATCTTTCCTTTGAGTTTCTTCTGACCGCCGGCTATGGTGATCGAAAAATCTTTTTTCAATGCTTTCTGAATGTCTGGTGCAGGAATGTCTTCCGGCTGAACCGCGGTGACGGTCGGAGAGGCATCTTCATCGCTTGTCAGAAGCGGCAGACCCAGCCCGCGGATGCCGGCACGCATCATGTCCCGGAGCAGGGTATGACGCTCGACGACATGGTTCCAGCCTTCTTCTTCAATCATCGTGCAGACTTCACGGGCTCCGGCAATCAGCGAAACAGCCGGGGTGAAGGGTGTGGATTTCTGCTCTTCATAGGCTTTTACGTACCGGTTCAGGTCAAGATAAAATCTTCTTTCAGGGCAGGCCTTAATGGCCTCAAGGCCCCGGTCGCTGAAGGAAACAAAAGCCAGCCCCGGCGGCAGCATCAAGGCTTTCTGTGAACTTGTGACGAGCAGGTCAATCTGATCGGCTTCCATATCTACCGGAACCGCACCGATACAGCTGACGCCGTCGACGATAAAGAGAGCGTCTGTTTTTTTACGGACCACCTTGCCCAGTTCATGAATGGGATTCAGCACACCCGTTGACGTCTCATTGAAGGTGGCAAATACGGCTTTTACAGGTGTTCCTGACAGTTTGTCGAGGAAAGCTGCCAGTTCATCCGGAGAACAGGATTTGCCCCATTCAATATTCAGCCGGTGCGTATGAACGCCGTAGTTTTCAGCGATTGTCGCGAATCGGTCACCGAAGGATCCGGCCACAATCACCACAGCGTGTTCGCCCGCGGCAACCGTATTGACAACGGCGGCTTCAAGTGCCGAAGTACCGCTGCTTGTCAGGGCGAGTACCGGGTGTTTCGTACCAAAAACCGGCATCAGTTTAGTGGCCACTTCTTCAATGAGAACGGAAAAATCCGGACTGCGGTGGCCAATCATCGGTCGGGCCATTGCTGCATTTACTCGATTGGGTATGGGAGTCGGACCCGGTGTGAACAAATACGTTTGATCAAGAAACAGGTTGCTCATCATTTAACTCATCCCTTCTCTTCTCTGTTTTTTGTTGCTCAGGTTCTGCCCGCCATGTCTGTTGATTCTCGATCCGGCCGGTATCCCGAATCAGCCAGTATATAGCATGAACATTGCCCTTAGAGTATAAAAACGCCCCCCGCAGTGTGCATAAACTCACTGCGAGGGGCGTGATTATCGCTGTGCCACCCTCATTTACCGTCTGCATTGCAAACGGCCTTCCTTACGCTATAACGGTCAGATTTTTCTACCGGACCGGCCTACTGAAACATTCAGCCGATCAGTTCCGAAGGGCTAAAGCTGAAGAAACATACACCGGTTTCCAGCACTCCCGGCTCTCTGTCTGTACCTTTCCAAAGCCTGTTATCTTCTTCATCACTGTTATTTTAATTGTGTACAAATTGTAACAGCATTTTGGCAGTTTGTAAAGAAAAATATTTTCAAAAATGTTTACCGGGTTTCACAAACTGGGTTCGGACAGGGTTTCATTCATCGCCTGTTCAAGGACGGGCAGCAGGCCCTTCATATCATTCATTTTTCCAATCGTGATTCGGACCCCGTCTTCAAAGGCCTGAATCAGATAACCGTTTCGTTTGCAGATCTCCTGTACGGCTTTGGCATGCCCCGTTTTTACAAAGATAAAATTCGCCTGGGAAGGAAAATAAGGGATCTCTTTCCTGTCCAGAAAAGCGTATGTCATATCGAGAACTTCTCTGTTCTTTCGTACGCAGGCCTCTTTAAAGGCCTGATCCTGGAGGGCGGCGAAGGCTGCGATCTGGCTTAGCCGCGGATTGTTAAACGGTGGCCTGACTTTTTCTATTTCTTCAATCACGCGACGCCGGCCAATGGCATAGCCGATTCGGAAGGAGGCAAGACCGTATGATTTTGAAAAGGTGCGCAGGACAAGTACGTTTTCCTGATCATTTATCCATTCAAGTGACCGGGGAAAATCTTCTGCAACGACAAAATCGATATAGGCTTCATCCAGGACGATGAGCACATCGCCCGGTACGCGCTTCACGAAGGCGTAAAGTTCTCTGCCGGTGACATAGGTGCCCGTCGGATTATTCGGGTTACAGATCCAGACGACTCTGGTGGTCTGATCAATCGCGTCGAGCATGCCCTGAAGGTCGTGCCTGCCTTCCCTGTTGCAGGGGATCTTGCGCGTTTGTGCCCCTTCAATCTGCGCATGGCAGTAATATTCGTAGAACGTCGGCCATGCCATGACGATACTGTCTCCGGGAGCAAGAAAAGCCCTGCTGACCAGCACAATAATTTCATCCAGCCCCAGTCCGAACAGCAACTGGTTTTCATTAATGTTGAGCCGCTTCGCCAGGTCCTGCCTCAAAGCGCTGTCCTGGCAGTCCGGATACAGCTCAGGGAGAAGGGCTGCCTGAGCGATAGCCCGGGCTACCTCAGGTGAAGATCCATAAACATTTTCGTTGGCGTCGAGTTTGACGAGATGATCCAGACCATATGCTTTTTTTATCTCATCAGGAGACGGCCCCGGGTCATAAGCCCGCAGATGAGCGAGATTTTTTTTAAACATGTCAGACACTCCCTGTTAATCATTTAACCGATATGATATATGTATGATGATTGCCCTTTTTTGGGTAAAGGTGCCGTTTTCGGGAAATGTGCAGAATGGCCACCTTCATGATTCAATTTAAACACGCCGGTTCTGCTATGTAAAGAGACCTGACATAAGGGCGAATGAAGTTATCGGACGAGCCCATTGACTTGAATGACATTTTTTTATAATCTGTGTTCATACTGATTTTATCGCGGCAGAAGCGGGAGGGACGGCAAGTGACGGCAGATCGTCTGAGGCAATTACGCAGGGAGATTGATACTATTGACAGAGAACTGATCGGATTACTGAATCAGCGGGCCCGTGTTGTTCGGGAGGTGGGCAAAGAAAAAAAGGCAGCAGGGACCGCCTACACCGATTCGCTGCGTGAAAAGGAAATACTGAACCGGATTGCAGAGGAAAACAGAGGCCCGTTTCCTACCGCCTCTCTGCAAAAACTGTTTGGTGAAATCTTTGAAATCAGCAAGCATCTTGAAAAGAAAAGCGATTCAGATTAAATATTTTGTTTAATTTCAGCAAACGTTTACAGAAAATTATTTTCAAATGTAAGCGTTTGATGTACAATAAAGATATGATATAAATAGGGAGGGGAAGAATGATGACACAGCAACAATGTCTGATTCGCATTCAGTCGGCATACCCGCACCTGAGCGAAAAGGAGAAAAGGATTGCCGATTATATTCTGAACGACCCGGAAGAGACGGTGCACAGCAGTATTAATCAG from the Sporolactobacillus sp. Y61 genome contains:
- the hisC gene encoding histidinol-phosphate transaminase, whose translation is MFKKNLAHLRAYDPGPSPDEIKKAYGLDHLVKLDANENVYGSSPEVARAIAQAALLPELYPDCQDSALRQDLAKRLNINENQLLFGLGLDEIIVLVSRAFLAPGDSIVMAWPTFYEYYCHAQIEGAQTRKIPCNREGRHDLQGMLDAIDQTTRVVWICNPNNPTGTYVTGRELYAFVKRVPGDVLIVLDEAYIDFVVAEDFPRSLEWINDQENVLVLRTFSKSYGLASFRIGYAIGRRRVIEEIEKVRPPFNNPRLSQIAAFAALQDQAFKEACVRKNREVLDMTYAFLDRKEIPYFPSQANFIFVKTGHAKAVQEICKRNGYLIQAFEDGVRITIGKMNDMKGLLPVLEQAMNETLSEPSL
- a CDS encoding alanine--glyoxylate aminotransferase family protein; the protein is MSNLFLDQTYLFTPGPTPIPNRVNAAMARPMIGHRSPDFSVLIEEVATKLMPVFGTKHPVLALTSSGTSALEAAVVNTVAAGEHAVVIVAGSFGDRFATIAENYGVHTHRLNIEWGKSCSPDELAAFLDKLSGTPVKAVFATFNETSTGVLNPIHELGKVVRKKTDALFIVDGVSCIGAVPVDMEADQIDLLVTSSQKALMLPPGLAFVSFSDRGLEAIKACPERRFYLDLNRYVKAYEEQKSTPFTPAVSLIAGAREVCTMIEEEGWNHVVERHTLLRDMMRAGIRGLGLPLLTSDEDASPTVTAVQPEDIPAPDIQKALKKDFSITIAGGQKKLKGKIFRIGHMGYCTPFDVLKVLSALELTLAKLGQEPQLGVATKKAEKVWIQHV
- a CDS encoding chorismate mutase; the protein is MTADRLRQLRREIDTIDRELIGLLNQRARVVREVGKEKKAAGTAYTDSLREKEILNRIAEENRGPFPTASLQKLFGEIFEISKHLEKKSDSD
- the serA gene encoding phosphoglycerate dehydrogenase; this translates as MYKVIVTDPINETGLKALFNHPDVQVDQRPGLPREELVHAISGYDALIVRSQTQVTREIIQAADHLKVIARAGVGVDNIDIDAATEKGVIVINAPAGNTIAATEHTLAMMLALARNIPQAYGSLSSGTWDRKRFKGVELYQKTLGVVGMGRIGTEVAKRAKAFRMNILAYDPFLTEDRAKKMGVTKSDLDTIAAQADFITVHTPLTAETRGLIDAGFMAKTKKGVRFINCARGGIIDEQALVDAVNSGQVAGAAIDVFEHEPPANTGLTQNPKIIVTPHLGASTAEAQEKVAQSVSEEIVGIFETGSVQHALNLPHISAAVQQKIKPYLTLSEQMAELLMQIFKKAPKKITINYYGELFLEDTGLLTRQIIKALLSFYLDTSINIVNVMQVLKAHSLSYNVQKNAAHKGFTNFIELEIEHDGERATIACTYLPGFGGRIVSINGYRLDMEPEKYSLYITHNDVPGMIGNVGSLLGKDHINIGSMYVGRQAVGGKAVMILTVDKPVSGKSERKSSPFRIWMMFSSRKLTFRKMTDQVLISRSRRTILQN
- a CDS encoding HAD hydrolase-like protein produces the protein MSDGIGEQGKMIKTILFDVDGVFLSEERYFDASALTVRELLLSDHYLGLGRAHEFKTRYSDREIAGIRANIFLNDDVLNFMKSRGMNANWDMIYVTFSVQLIHLTAQLPEDAREEAKKWFQKPIDRASLDQFRTLFRKYPVQPDFSQFMTDFADTEVTRQGIILYLNQIAGKRLGLETDIFRPKSALWHIGEHASQEWYIGDDHVLAATGMPSVQTGKEGFMNEERTLADPARIRRLFSRLSDSGVKIGIATGRPHLETFRPFGYLHWLELLDENHIATADDVLMAEKKYDAAPLAKPHPFTYLLARYGKDSDVKALTVRKPEKLADGKETLIVGDSLADLFCARQLGCRFAGVLTGLSGQKAKPELEAHGADYILDSIADMEDLVFEKLNK
- a CDS encoding group-specific protein — translated: MGNREKVSGNGSDRKSFKLVFWLFVAKIALILLLAGFAVWLIYVVKQAVTGDNSGLHFKHITGSGYTQNGKLWVASDSGLAGYHDGKWSRSSENKTKGTFFLPVDNGYFRITGKTIEYIADGKVITKNELPAGLGKGVWAAGYKSHAISHLSRDQLSISVDSGNSWEDQQLEGIKGNPQQLAIDPGNDRNFAVATDRGLYLTSDGGKTGIAMLKGENVTSVSYGFNSRQTLLAGTSGDETALYSIIPDEDKAIHLDIGSVESDRLIQIKQNPVRHQEAVLITAGGNIYMTENGGQNWVIIAQNGRALSLH